A DNA window from Comamonas sp. 26 contains the following coding sequences:
- a CDS encoding acyl-CoA-binding protein, with amino-acid sequence MSDLNTTFEEAVKNSTSISERPDNATLLKIYGLYKQATDGDNETKKPSFTDMVARAKWDAWAKLEGTSSDEAKQLYIDLIASLR; translated from the coding sequence ATGTCCGATCTGAACACCACGTTTGAAGAAGCCGTCAAGAATTCCACCTCGATCAGCGAGCGCCCTGATAACGCCACGCTGCTCAAGATCTATGGACTGTACAAGCAGGCCACAGATGGAGACAACGAGACCAAGAAGCCCAGCTTCACCGACATGGTGGCGCGTGCCAAGTGGGATGCCTGGGCCAAGCTCGAAGGCACCTCGTCAGATGAAGCCAAGCAGCTGTACATCGATCTCATCGCGTCGCTGCGCTGA
- a CDS encoding phosphoethanolamine transferase: MATLDSELSSSHKRLFQPRTPQFIALALAIWLTLTANWALWLRLPELDGYHGSLTLLAIRILPLVLGASLLVTALFAWPRFTKPFWTVLLLVAASAQYFMVSYGTVMDKGMIHNILQTDARESADLFNIKLLGEMLVVAILPAIWLWKTPLKPARSALRNVLRTALMLVLGAALIAASLAVSYKDLAPVVRNNLWLRYMINPINPVLSAASVALDPILNKTKPFVSITAGAALGTSYAAAQKPPLLVLVVGETARAKNFSLNGYARDTNPELSKLDVLSWRNARSCGTSTRESVPCMFSNLGREGYYASKVEHDNLLDVIQAAGLAVLWVDNQAGCKGVCKRIPMADTADSVNTPAGKALCSKDGECLDGMLLNGLDERIAKLDPARRAKGVVLVMHQMGSHGPEYFKRSTPDLKAFKPECATNALSSCSKDSVVNVYDNSIRYTDHFLAQTIAWLKTQQSQYETGMFYMSDHGESLGELGVYLHGMPYAMAPDDQKHVPMISWLGTLGARTRLDQSCLSKTLDQPLSHDNLFHTVLGLMDVTTPTYKQPMDAFSSCRKAS; encoded by the coding sequence GTGGCTACCCTAGACTCCGAACTCTCCTCCTCGCACAAGCGACTCTTCCAGCCCCGCACCCCCCAGTTCATCGCTCTGGCTCTGGCCATCTGGCTGACGCTGACAGCCAACTGGGCACTGTGGCTGCGCCTACCTGAACTGGATGGCTACCACGGCAGCCTGACCCTGCTTGCCATTCGCATCCTGCCACTGGTGCTGGGTGCCAGCCTGCTGGTGACGGCCCTGTTCGCCTGGCCTCGCTTTACCAAGCCTTTCTGGACGGTGCTGCTGCTGGTGGCAGCCAGCGCTCAGTATTTCATGGTCAGCTACGGCACGGTCATGGACAAGGGCATGATTCACAACATCCTGCAAACGGATGCGCGTGAGAGTGCCGACCTGTTCAACATCAAACTGCTGGGCGAGATGCTGGTCGTCGCCATACTGCCAGCCATCTGGCTGTGGAAAACCCCTCTCAAGCCAGCTCGAAGCGCTCTGCGCAATGTGCTGCGTACGGCGCTGATGCTGGTGCTGGGCGCAGCGCTCATCGCAGCGTCGCTGGCCGTGTCGTACAAAGACCTGGCTCCTGTGGTGCGCAACAACCTGTGGCTGCGCTACATGATCAACCCGATCAACCCCGTGCTCTCCGCCGCATCGGTGGCGCTGGACCCCATCCTCAACAAGACCAAACCCTTTGTCAGCATCACAGCGGGCGCGGCGCTAGGCACAAGTTATGCAGCAGCTCAAAAGCCGCCGCTGCTGGTGCTGGTGGTGGGTGAGACAGCCCGCGCCAAGAACTTCAGCCTCAACGGCTATGCGCGCGACACCAACCCCGAACTGTCCAAACTCGACGTGCTGAGCTGGCGCAATGCCCGCTCCTGCGGCACCAGCACCCGCGAATCCGTGCCCTGCATGTTCTCCAATCTGGGACGCGAAGGCTATTACGCCTCCAAGGTCGAGCATGACAACCTGCTCGACGTGATACAGGCCGCCGGTCTGGCCGTGCTCTGGGTCGATAACCAGGCAGGCTGCAAAGGCGTGTGCAAGCGCATCCCCATGGCCGATACCGCCGACAGCGTGAACACCCCTGCAGGCAAGGCTCTGTGCAGCAAAGACGGCGAATGTCTGGACGGCATGCTGCTCAACGGCCTGGATGAACGCATCGCCAAGCTGGACCCCGCACGCCGCGCCAAGGGCGTGGTGCTGGTCATGCACCAGATGGGCAGCCATGGCCCTGAATACTTCAAGCGCTCCACGCCCGATCTCAAGGCCTTCAAGCCTGAGTGCGCCACCAATGCCCTTTCGAGCTGCAGCAAGGACAGCGTGGTCAACGTCTACGACAACTCCATTCGCTACACCGACCACTTTCTGGCCCAGACCATAGCCTGGCTCAAGACCCAGCAAAGCCAGTACGAAACCGGCATGTTCTACATGTCCGATCACGGCGAATCGCTGGGCGAGCTGGGCGTGTACCTGCACGGCATGCCCTATGCCATGGCCCCTGATGACCAGAAACATGTACCCATGATCAGCTGGCTGGGCACGCTGGGCGCGCGCACCCGCCTTGACCAGAGCTGCCTGAGCAAGACGCTGGATCAGCCGCTCTCGCACGACAACCTGTTCCACACCGTGCTTGGCTTGATGGATGTGACAACGCCTACCTACAAGCAGCCTATGGACGCTTTCTCCAGCTGCCGCAAAGCCAGCTAA
- a CDS encoding isopenicillin N synthase family dioxygenase, which produces MNANQSTYALDELDKEARMGGQGVETSAREVRVIDISNFEARRPEIAEQLWSAAVDIGFFQVSGHGIAQADIDAAFERAQQFFAQPAEVKAQWPLARNAGWEHKAQIRPSTKTPDQKESYQVTRPRMQGLWPGEEELSGFQQATLEFEQQCWKVGMQLLSCFAYKLGFDEDFFTRAHNPAVPSYQSTLRMLHYFAVDPALKEETGLWRAGAHTDFDCLTLLFQRARQGGLQVLPGKEAEAQQWTPVEPVDGVITCNIGDMLTRWSDDQLPSNFHRVRNPQPHEYQGSRYSLAFFCQANEDAVIEGPGKKYPPITGADYLRQRISANFSNRY; this is translated from the coding sequence ATGAATGCCAACCAATCCACTTACGCACTGGACGAACTCGACAAGGAAGCCCGCATGGGCGGACAGGGCGTAGAGACCAGCGCCCGCGAAGTGCGCGTCATCGACATCAGCAACTTTGAAGCGCGCAGGCCGGAAATTGCCGAACAGCTGTGGAGCGCCGCTGTAGACATCGGCTTTTTTCAGGTTTCAGGTCACGGCATTGCGCAGGCCGATATCGATGCGGCGTTTGAGCGTGCGCAGCAGTTCTTTGCCCAGCCCGCAGAAGTGAAGGCGCAATGGCCGCTGGCACGCAATGCCGGCTGGGAGCACAAGGCGCAGATTCGCCCATCCACCAAGACACCGGACCAGAAGGAGTCTTATCAAGTCACACGCCCGCGCATGCAAGGGCTGTGGCCCGGTGAAGAGGAGCTTTCAGGTTTCCAGCAAGCCACACTGGAGTTTGAGCAGCAATGCTGGAAGGTGGGCATGCAGCTGCTGTCTTGCTTTGCCTACAAGCTGGGCTTTGACGAAGACTTCTTTACCCGCGCGCACAACCCAGCAGTGCCCAGCTACCAGAGCACTCTGCGCATGCTGCATTACTTTGCGGTCGACCCGGCATTGAAAGAAGAAACAGGCTTGTGGCGTGCAGGTGCGCATACCGACTTTGATTGCCTGACCCTGCTGTTCCAGCGCGCCCGACAAGGCGGCCTGCAGGTGCTGCCAGGAAAAGAGGCCGAAGCTCAGCAATGGACGCCGGTAGAGCCCGTGGACGGCGTCATCACCTGCAATATCGGTGACATGCTGACGCGCTGGAGCGACGACCAGCTACCCAGCAACTTTCACCGCGTACGCAACCCGCAGCCCCATGAATACCAGGGCTCGCGCTACAGCCTGGCGTTCTTTTGCCAGGCCAACGAAGATGCGGTCATTGAAGGGCCGGGCAAAAAATATCCGCCCATCACAGGGGCGGATTATTTGCGACAGCGCATCTCTGCCAACTTCTCGAATAGGTATTGA
- a CDS encoding nucleoside deaminase, which translates to MSLPQEQILNDVDGRYLRQAITLADRARERGNRPFGALIVAADGRVLAEASNANGESGDCTAHAELSAIRLASPLYCRDALATATLYSSAEPCVMCAGAIFWSAIGRVVYGIDAERLRVFRGERLDQKDAELSCRDVFERSSHAIECIGPSLIDEASQSHQGGWKSGTN; encoded by the coding sequence ATGTCTTTGCCTCAAGAACAAATACTCAATGACGTGGATGGCCGCTATCTGCGCCAGGCCATCACCTTGGCCGACAGGGCGCGTGAACGCGGCAACCGCCCGTTTGGGGCGCTGATTGTGGCGGCCGATGGGCGCGTGCTGGCCGAGGCCAGTAACGCCAACGGCGAAAGCGGCGACTGCACGGCCCATGCCGAGCTGTCGGCCATTCGCCTGGCCAGCCCGCTGTACTGCCGTGATGCGCTGGCCACCGCCACGCTGTACTCATCGGCCGAGCCCTGCGTGATGTGCGCGGGCGCGATCTTCTGGTCGGCCATTGGCCGCGTGGTCTATGGCATTGATGCCGAGCGCCTGCGCGTATTCCGTGGCGAGAGACTGGATCAAAAGGATGCAGAGCTGTCTTGTCGCGACGTTTTTGAGCGTTCGTCACACGCCATTGAATGTATCGGTCCGTCACTCATAGACGAGGCGAGTCAGTCGCACCAAGGCGGCTGGAAAAGCGGAACGAATTGA
- a CDS encoding ABC transporter substrate-binding protein — MQTKRLFMQTVLALGACASATAAFAATPIKFQLDWRFEGPSALFLQPVAKGYFQAAGLNVVVDAGSGSGGAIQRVASGSYDMGFADMAALMEFHANNPEVKDKPVAVMMVYNSTPSSVLALKKSGIAKPADLTGKKMGAPVFDGGRRGFALFAKANKVGDVQWTSMDPPLRETMLVRGDIDAITGFSFTSLLNLEARGVKASDVVVMPFADNGVKHYGNAIIASAKMVRENPEAIRAFLKAFAKGAKEVMANPAASIAYVKERDGIVNPAMETRRLQLALDGVVNTSDARAEGFGQISTTRMALMASQVSDVYATKTRVNPDLVWSGRFLPPVADLDVFPKK; from the coding sequence ATGCAAACCAAGCGACTGTTCATGCAGACCGTGCTGGCTCTGGGTGCTTGCGCCAGCGCCACGGCAGCCTTTGCCGCCACGCCCATCAAGTTTCAGCTGGACTGGCGCTTTGAAGGACCGTCTGCCTTGTTTTTGCAGCCTGTCGCCAAGGGCTACTTTCAGGCCGCAGGTCTGAATGTGGTGGTGGATGCTGGCAGTGGCTCTGGTGGTGCCATTCAGCGCGTGGCATCAGGATCGTATGACATGGGTTTTGCCGACATGGCAGCGCTGATGGAGTTTCACGCCAACAACCCCGAGGTGAAAGACAAGCCAGTGGCCGTGATGATGGTCTACAACAGCACGCCATCATCGGTGCTGGCGCTGAAGAAAAGCGGTATCGCCAAGCCTGCGGACCTGACGGGTAAGAAGATGGGTGCACCGGTTTTTGATGGTGGCCGCCGTGGTTTTGCGCTGTTTGCCAAGGCCAACAAGGTGGGCGATGTGCAGTGGACGAGCATGGACCCACCGCTGCGCGAGACCATGCTGGTGCGTGGTGATATTGATGCGATCACGGGCTTCAGTTTCACATCGCTGCTGAATCTCGAAGCGCGTGGCGTCAAGGCTTCTGATGTGGTGGTCATGCCGTTTGCGGACAACGGTGTGAAGCACTACGGCAACGCCATCATCGCCAGCGCCAAGATGGTGCGCGAGAACCCCGAAGCCATTCGCGCGTTTCTCAAAGCCTTTGCCAAAGGGGCCAAGGAGGTCATGGCCAACCCGGCAGCATCCATTGCTTATGTGAAAGAGCGTGACGGTATCGTCAACCCCGCCATGGAAACCCGCCGCCTGCAGCTGGCGCTGGATGGCGTGGTCAACACCAGCGATGCACGTGCTGAGGGTTTTGGCCAGATCAGCACCACGCGCATGGCGCTGATGGCGTCGCAGGTGTCGGATGTGTATGCGACCAAGACGCGCGTGAATCCTGACCTGGTCTGGAGTGGCCGATTTCTGCCGCCTGTTGCCGATCTCGACGTCTTCCCCAAGAAATAA
- a CDS encoding aminopeptidase, with amino-acid sequence MSVVSLTAALGISAVILGLAGCSSAGYYWQGFKGQMQIMQAAKPIDDWLTDPALSPALRQRLQTAQQMRRFASQQLALPDNASYTRFAQLQRPFAVWNVVAAPPYSLTMHQWCFPITGCIAYRGYFAKSDAQTEASAMQAQGLETSVYGVPAYSTLGYLNWLGGDPLLSTFTHWQEGDFAGLLFHELAHQLLYVKNDSAFNESFASTVERIATPLWLQTHASAATQKRWQQGQQRRSLWQQLTRDTRQRLQSIYESNSTQPLDEQTLIAIKTRVFTDFRASYAQLRAQWLVADEPLLTTPALREQYLQRLAQTDDWVANANNASFGALSTYDDWIPAMTHWWQQLRGNDPATPETWQRFYAQMRELAELPADERRQRLCAQWDDAATAAALCP; translated from the coding sequence ATGAGTGTAGTCAGCCTGACGGCTGCACTAGGAATTAGCGCCGTAATTCTCGGCCTTGCGGGCTGCAGCAGCGCGGGCTATTACTGGCAGGGATTCAAGGGGCAGATGCAAATCATGCAGGCAGCCAAACCCATTGATGACTGGCTGACCGACCCGGCGCTGAGTCCTGCTCTGCGCCAGCGGCTGCAAACCGCGCAGCAGATGCGCCGCTTTGCCAGCCAGCAACTGGCCCTGCCCGACAACGCCAGCTACACCCGCTTTGCCCAGCTGCAGCGCCCGTTTGCCGTTTGGAATGTGGTGGCCGCGCCGCCCTACAGCCTGACCATGCACCAGTGGTGCTTTCCCATTACCGGCTGCATTGCCTACCGCGGCTATTTCGCCAAGAGCGACGCGCAGACCGAGGCCAGCGCCATGCAAGCCCAAGGGCTGGAAACCAGCGTCTATGGCGTACCCGCCTATTCCACGCTGGGCTATCTGAACTGGCTGGGCGGCGACCCGCTGCTCAGCACCTTTACCCACTGGCAGGAGGGCGACTTTGCCGGCTTGCTGTTCCATGAACTGGCGCACCAGCTGCTGTATGTGAAGAACGACTCGGCCTTCAACGAATCGTTTGCCAGCACGGTGGAGCGCATTGCCACGCCGCTGTGGCTGCAAACCCATGCCAGCGCTGCCACGCAAAAGCGCTGGCAGCAAGGCCAGCAGCGCCGCTCACTCTGGCAGCAGCTGACGCGCGACACCCGCCAGCGTCTGCAAAGTATTTATGAGTCAAACAGCACTCAACCGCTTGATGAACAAACGCTGATAGCTATTAAAACAAGAGTGTTTACAGATTTCCGCGCCAGTTATGCACAGCTCCGAGCGCAATGGCTGGTCGCCGATGAGCCACTGCTCACCACGCCCGCCCTGCGTGAGCAGTACCTGCAGCGCCTAGCCCAGACGGATGACTGGGTGGCCAACGCCAACAACGCCAGCTTTGGCGCCCTGTCCACCTACGATGACTGGATACCGGCCATGACGCACTGGTGGCAGCAGCTGCGCGGCAATGACCCGGCAACACCCGAGACCTGGCAGCGCTTTTACGCACAGATGCGCGAGCTGGCCGAGCTGCCTGCCGATGAGCGCCGCCAGCGCCTGTGCGCGCAGTGGGACGACGCAGCCACGGCAGCCGCACTCTGCCCATAA
- a CDS encoding porin, which produces MPRISRKFWGFFALSVTSLASAQSSVTLFGVMDAGVSRYMVRSNSWDGSGRTASQGVWALSPSGNLASRLGVRAVEDLGGGMSASMWLEAPVTNDTGGGALNFGRRSTVSLTGNWGELRLGRDHTPSFLNDWAFDPYTVNGVGVNLLAVVSSNLAINRALSTQTTGTLTERLLGNGLSAGTDNYLRANNSIGYHLPTGLGGVYGQLMYAFPENDSRRGRYAGGRIGWASGPTDIALGYGESMLGTFNGRKETIKSLNLGGSYNFGPVKVLGEWSQVRNARSDVQATDRYDGLLAGVQIPVGLHQLRASVARVQFKNGQGTGDASVNKLALGYVHNLSKRTALYTTVSRISVSNGHNNPAVMGVTPLAVSSPVIMPQPAYSNSPGMQPRSALGFDMGLRMVF; this is translated from the coding sequence ATGCCGCGTATTTCACGAAAGTTCTGGGGTTTTTTTGCGCTGTCTGTCACCAGTCTGGCCAGTGCGCAGTCATCTGTCACTCTGTTCGGCGTGATGGATGCGGGCGTCAGCCGTTACATGGTGCGCAGCAATTCCTGGGATGGCTCCGGCCGAACCGCAAGTCAGGGCGTCTGGGCCTTGTCGCCCTCAGGCAATCTGGCCAGTCGTCTGGGCGTTCGCGCTGTTGAAGATCTGGGAGGCGGAATGTCTGCAAGCATGTGGCTTGAGGCTCCCGTGACCAACGATACGGGTGGTGGCGCGCTGAACTTTGGGCGGCGTTCCACCGTCAGCCTGACAGGCAACTGGGGCGAGCTGCGTCTCGGGCGAGACCACACGCCGTCGTTTCTGAATGACTGGGCGTTTGATCCTTACACCGTCAACGGCGTGGGTGTGAATCTGCTGGCCGTGGTCAGCAGCAACCTGGCCATTAACCGTGCGCTGAGTACACAGACTACCGGCACATTGACCGAGCGCTTGCTGGGCAATGGTCTGTCGGCAGGTACGGATAACTATCTGCGTGCTAATAACTCCATTGGCTACCACCTGCCAACAGGGCTGGGCGGTGTTTACGGTCAGCTGATGTATGCCTTTCCAGAAAATGATTCCAGGCGTGGCCGCTATGCGGGCGGGCGCATCGGCTGGGCCAGTGGCCCCACCGATATCGCGCTGGGTTATGGCGAAAGCATGCTGGGTACTTTCAATGGCCGAAAGGAAACCATCAAGTCATTGAACCTGGGTGGGTCGTACAACTTTGGCCCAGTCAAGGTTCTGGGTGAGTGGTCGCAGGTGCGCAATGCGCGCAGCGATGTTCAGGCCACTGACCGCTATGACGGGCTGCTGGCCGGTGTGCAGATCCCTGTCGGGCTCCATCAGCTCAGGGCATCGGTGGCGCGGGTGCAATTCAAGAACGGCCAGGGAACGGGCGACGCATCGGTGAACAAGCTGGCCCTGGGCTATGTGCACAACCTCTCCAAACGCACGGCACTGTACACCACGGTGTCACGTATCAGTGTGAGCAATGGGCACAACAACCCGGCTGTGATGGGTGTGACGCCGCTGGCCGTCAGCAGCCCAGTCATCATGCCGCAACCAGCCTACAGCAACAGCCCTGGAATGCAGCCACGCAGCGCATTGGGCTTTGATATGGGTCTGCGCATGGTGTTCTGA
- a CDS encoding ABC transporter permease, producing MKHKKIAERWAPWVLLLLIVLLWQVICAGFGVSEFIFPSPWAIGHQLYEFAGTIAMHAWRTYWVTMAGFGLAIVVGVLLGFLIGSSRLAYAAFYPLMTAFNALPKAAFVPILVVWFGIGAGPAILTAFLISFFPVMVNIATGLATLEPELEDVLRVLGSKRWDVLMKVGLPRSLPYFFGSLKVAITLAFVGTTVSEMTAANEGIGYLLVSAGSSMQMGLAFAGLIVVGAMAMVMYELFNLVEKHTTGWAHRGSQGE from the coding sequence ATGAAGCATAAAAAAATAGCGGAACGCTGGGCGCCTTGGGTCTTGCTGCTGCTGATCGTTCTGCTCTGGCAGGTGATCTGCGCGGGCTTTGGCGTGTCGGAATTCATCTTCCCCAGCCCCTGGGCCATAGGCCATCAGCTTTATGAGTTTGCAGGCACGATTGCCATGCACGCGTGGCGCACCTACTGGGTGACGATGGCGGGCTTTGGGCTGGCGATTGTGGTGGGCGTGCTGCTGGGTTTTCTGATCGGCTCATCGCGCCTGGCCTATGCCGCCTTCTACCCGTTGATGACGGCCTTCAATGCGCTGCCCAAGGCGGCGTTTGTGCCGATTCTGGTGGTCTGGTTCGGCATTGGCGCGGGGCCGGCGATTCTGACGGCGTTTCTCATCAGCTTCTTCCCCGTCATGGTCAATATCGCGACAGGGCTGGCCACGCTGGAGCCTGAGCTGGAAGACGTGCTGCGCGTGCTGGGTTCCAAGCGCTGGGATGTGCTGATGAAAGTCGGCCTGCCGCGTTCGCTCCCCTACTTTTTTGGTTCGCTCAAAGTGGCGATCACGCTGGCATTTGTGGGCACCACAGTCAGCGAGATGACGGCTGCCAACGAAGGCATTGGCTACCTGCTGGTTTCCGCCGGATCATCCATGCAGATGGGGCTGGCGTTTGCCGGGCTCATCGTGGTGGGCGCTATGGCGATGGTGATGTATGAGCTGTTCAATCTGGTCGAAAAGCACACAACGGGCTGGGCGCACCGTGGCTCCCAGGGTGAGTGA
- a CDS encoding ABC transporter substrate-binding protein has translation MQRRHFLAALPLCSAPWVHAQNKSLTPLKFTLDFRVTSQTAPFFLALQNGYYREEGLDVSLDVGSGSVASITRIASGAYQLGLGDISSLIEFNAQNAGTPRVQAVYQYYNRAPFVIIGRKDRGITSDFLSLKGKKVAAAAVESTRRAWPMVARNKHLPADLFSWSTTEFSARDNVMVRGDVDAATYFHDSAVSLFARIKPEELSILHYTDAGVQLYGNAILASSALIAEKPQLVAAFLRATNRAIVECIANPAAAIAAVRQREPILDEKTELARWAITTQYIAAADTKSHGLGDFSKRLLEQQVDSVVQTFALKTMPSADALFNSSMLPPKSVRMLKA, from the coding sequence ATGCAACGTCGTCATTTTCTCGCTGCCTTACCCCTATGTTCTGCGCCCTGGGTGCATGCGCAGAACAAGTCGCTGACTCCGCTGAAATTCACGCTGGACTTTCGCGTCACTTCGCAGACGGCACCGTTTTTTCTGGCGCTGCAAAACGGCTACTACCGCGAAGAAGGGCTGGATGTAAGTCTGGACGTGGGCTCGGGCTCGGTGGCTTCGATTACCCGCATTGCCAGCGGCGCCTACCAGCTGGGTCTGGGCGATATCAGCTCGCTGATCGAGTTCAATGCACAGAATGCTGGAACGCCCCGTGTGCAGGCCGTCTACCAGTACTACAACCGCGCGCCCTTCGTCATCATTGGGCGCAAAGATCGCGGAATCACCTCTGACTTCCTGAGCCTCAAGGGCAAGAAGGTCGCCGCTGCGGCGGTGGAGTCCACACGCCGTGCATGGCCCATGGTGGCGCGCAACAAGCATCTGCCTGCCGATCTGTTTTCATGGTCTACCACCGAGTTCTCAGCCCGCGATAACGTGATGGTGCGTGGTGATGTCGATGCCGCCACTTATTTCCATGACTCTGCGGTGTCGCTGTTTGCGCGCATCAAGCCCGAGGAACTTTCCATACTGCACTACACCGATGCTGGCGTGCAGCTGTATGGCAACGCCATCCTTGCTTCCAGCGCATTGATTGCTGAAAAGCCGCAGCTGGTTGCCGCCTTTTTGCGGGCCACCAACCGCGCGATTGTGGAGTGCATTGCCAACCCGGCCGCTGCAATCGCCGCCGTGCGCCAGCGCGAGCCGATTCTGGATGAGAAAACGGAGCTGGCGCGCTGGGCCATCACCACCCAGTACATCGCTGCGGCAGACACGAAAAGCCATGGTTTGGGCGACTTCAGCAAGCGCCTTCTGGAGCAGCAGGTGGACAGCGTGGTGCAGACCTTTGCGCTCAAAACAATGCCATCGGCGGATGCCCTGTTCAATAGCAGCATGTTGCCGCCCAAGTCGGTGCGAATGCTCAAGGCCTGA
- a CDS encoding ABC transporter ATP-binding protein: protein MNSSDTEIARPFVEFKDVWLAYNEELLQANHFAVEAIDLTVKRGEFIAIVGPSGCGKSTFMKLTTGLKMPSIGRITVDGERVTGPLKISGMAFQSSSLLPWRTTLDNVLLPLEIVEPHRSQFKKKRKEYEARAIALLAKVGLAGYERKFPWQLSGGMQQRASICRALIHEPQMLLLDEPFGALDAFTREELWCILRDLQAEQKFNVILVTHDLRESVFLADTIYVMSKSPGRFVVRRDIDLPRPRDLEVTYTPEFSDIVYELRGHIGAMRKSGASSGTVINQ, encoded by the coding sequence ATGAACTCATCAGATACTGAAATTGCCAGACCGTTTGTCGAATTCAAGGATGTCTGGCTGGCCTACAACGAGGAATTGCTGCAGGCCAATCACTTTGCGGTGGAGGCGATTGACCTGACGGTCAAGCGCGGCGAGTTCATCGCCATCGTTGGCCCGTCGGGTTGCGGAAAGTCCACCTTCATGAAGCTGACCACGGGGCTGAAGATGCCGTCCATAGGGCGCATTACCGTGGATGGTGAGCGCGTGACCGGGCCGCTCAAAATTTCGGGCATGGCGTTTCAGTCATCGTCGCTGCTGCCCTGGCGCACCACGCTCGATAACGTACTGCTGCCGCTGGAGATCGTGGAGCCGCACCGCTCGCAGTTCAAGAAAAAGCGCAAGGAATATGAGGCGCGTGCGATTGCGCTGCTGGCCAAGGTGGGGCTGGCGGGCTATGAGCGCAAGTTTCCATGGCAGCTTTCGGGCGGCATGCAGCAGCGCGCCAGCATTTGCCGGGCATTGATTCATGAGCCGCAGATGCTGCTCCTGGATGAGCCCTTCGGCGCGCTGGATGCCTTCACCCGTGAGGAGCTGTGGTGCATTTTGCGTGACCTGCAGGCCGAGCAGAAGTTCAACGTGATTCTGGTCACGCACGACCTGCGCGAGAGCGTGTTTCTGGCGGACACCATTTATGTGATGAGCAAGAGCCCTGGCCGCTTTGTGGTGCGCCGCGACATCGATCTGCCACGTCCGCGAGATCTGGAAGTGACCTACACGCCAGAGTTTTCAGACATTGTTTATGAACTGCGCGGCCATATCGGTGCCATGCGCAAGAGTGGCGCTTCGAGCGGCACTGTGATCAACCAATAA
- a CDS encoding quinone oxidoreductase: MTQAIRFHETGGPEVLRLETVEVGEPGPGQARVRHTYIALNFIDVYFRTGRYPLALPNGLGSDAVGVVEAVGQGVTGIQVGDRVGYLIGPQGAYSQVRVMPAEVLISLPDGISDRSAATLMMKGMTAQYLFRQVYPLKGGETILYHAAAGGVGLIACQWARAMGVTMIGTVSTDEKAALAKANGCTHTIVTSRESIVERVKDITGGKGVPVVYDSVGKDTLMDSLDCLQSRGSLVSNGTSSGPVVVDSSLLAAKGSIWMTRPAMMHYIQPRSHMLDMAAELFDHVLAGRIVSEPQQEFALADAAQAHRALESRKTMGSTVLVP, encoded by the coding sequence ATGACCCAAGCCATCCGCTTTCATGAGACTGGCGGCCCAGAAGTTCTGCGGCTGGAAACCGTTGAAGTGGGCGAGCCCGGACCCGGTCAGGCGCGTGTGCGGCATACCTATATCGCGCTCAATTTCATCGATGTGTACTTTCGCACCGGGCGTTACCCGCTGGCATTGCCAAATGGTCTGGGCTCGGATGCGGTGGGTGTGGTCGAGGCGGTGGGGCAGGGTGTGACGGGCATCCAGGTCGGTGATCGCGTCGGCTATCTGATCGGCCCGCAAGGCGCTTATTCACAGGTGCGTGTCATGCCGGCTGAAGTGCTGATCTCGCTGCCTGACGGTATCTCTGACCGTAGTGCAGCCACGCTCATGATGAAGGGGATGACTGCGCAGTATCTGTTTCGTCAGGTTTATCCGCTCAAGGGCGGCGAGACCATTCTTTATCACGCTGCTGCCGGCGGCGTCGGCCTGATTGCCTGCCAATGGGCTCGCGCTATGGGTGTCACCATGATTGGCACCGTCAGCACGGATGAAAAAGCCGCACTGGCCAAGGCGAACGGGTGCACGCACACCATCGTGACTTCGCGCGAAAGCATCGTCGAGCGGGTCAAGGACATTACGGGTGGCAAAGGCGTTCCAGTGGTCTATGACTCGGTGGGCAAAGACACCCTGATGGACTCACTCGACTGTCTGCAGTCACGTGGGTCATTGGTCAGCAATGGCACATCCTCTGGACCTGTCGTCGTGGACTCTTCGCTGTTGGCTGCCAAAGGCTCGATCTGGATGACAAGGCCGGCCATGATGCATTACATCCAGCCTCGCTCGCATATGCTGGACATGGCTGCAGAGCTGTTCGATCACGTGCTGGCGGGTCGTATCGTCAGCGAGCCTCAGCAAGAGTTTGCGCTGGCCGATGCTGCGCAAGCCCATCGCGCGCTGGAGTCGCGCAAGACCATGGGATCTACCGTGCTCGTGCCGTGA